Proteins encoded within one genomic window of Arachis ipaensis cultivar K30076 chromosome B08, Araip1.1, whole genome shotgun sequence:
- the LOC107612769 gene encoding RHOMBOID-like protein 1 isoform X2, with product MIVRNICFAVRVLQAFSAGSLFSPLRKTLSLALLHTLRIGFLYVISGFGGSLLSALFIQSGISVGASGALFGLLGGMLSEILMNWTIYANKVAALLTLIVITLINLAVGILPHVDNFAHIGGFLSGFFLGFVFLIRPQFKWIVQRNSPSAPSSLKNRHKPYQYILWIISFLLLTSGYIIGLIFLLRGVNLNDHCSWCRYLSCVPTSLWRCDAKQVYCETSQIGNRLNITCLSNGRSELVDMPNVGFPSPLELCSQLCR from the exons ATGATTGTCCGAAACATTTGTTTCGCGGTTCGTGTGTTGCAAGCTTTCTCGGCAGGTTCTCTTTTCAGCCCCTTAAGGAAAACCCTCTCCTTGGCCCTTCTTCATACAC TTCGAATTGGATTTCTGTATGTGATATCTGGTTTTGGAGGGAGCTTGCTGTCTGCTCTATTCATTCAATCAGGTATCTCTGTTGGTGCTTCTGGGGCGTTGTTTGGCTTATTAGGAGGCATGCTATCAGAGATCTTAATGAATTGGACCATATATGCCAATAAG GTTGCTGCATTGCTGACTCTTATAGTTATCACTCTAATCAATTTAGCTGTTGGAATCCTTCCACATGTGGACAATTTTGCTCATATTGGAGGATTTCTCTCGGGTTTCTTCCTGGGTTTCGTTTTCCTTATTCGACCCCAGTTTAAGTGGATTGTCCAAAGAAATTCTCCTTCTGCACCTTCTTCTTTGAAGAATAGGCACAAACCTTATCAATATATCCTGTGGATCATCTCTTTCCTACTACTGACTTCTGG GTACATTATAGGCTTGATTTTTCTCCTTCGAGGTGTTAACTTGAATGACCATTGCTCGTGGTGTCGTTATTTAAGTTGTGTCCCTACGTCATTGTGGAGATGCGATGCAAAACAAGTATACTGTGAG ACATCTCAAATAGGAAACAGACTCAACATAACATGCTTAAGCAATGGGAGAAGTGAGCTTGTTGATATGCCAAATGTCGGTTTTCCCAGTCCTTTAGAGTTATGTTCCCAACTTTGCCGGTGA
- the LOC110265589 gene encoding uncharacterized protein LOC110265589, producing the protein MRPAVADYVSDVDTDNEDIVFEYESEELHTPVSLEDEGNKPHWHEFDEHYDFGEGRFELGTIFATIKRFKEVVKDSFIAEGRELVWIKNDKERVRVGCKNENCPWIAHLSYNKQLQCFQVKTYRSEHTCARDLGSNAADQHWISKKVEKRMTTHPYMNTHEAIDFLKEEFDLVLHPKMVYRAVREAKDRIMGNEVEEYGKLRDYLMEIHRSNPRSTALLDVIPQPQAPPTFDKMYICFDACNRGFKSGCMPLIHLDGAFLKTYHGGQLLSAVARDANNQFYVIAFAVARSESKESWKWFLTLLQEDIGDVQQHGWNFMSDMQKVSKSVSLLNLSTYDAK; encoded by the coding sequence ATGAGGCCAGCCGTTGCAGATTATGTCAGTGATGTAGACACTGATAATGAAGACATTGTGTTTGAGTACGAGTCTGAAGAGCTGCATACCCCTGTCTCATTAGAGGATGAAGGGAACAAACCACACTGGCATGAGTTTGATGAACACTATGACTTTGGAGAAGGCAGATTTGAGCTAGGCACAATATTTGCTACAATAAAGAGGTTCAAGGAAGTTGTGAAGGATTCGTTTATTGCTGAGGGGAGGGAGTTGGTCTGGATTAAAAATGATAAGGAAAGGGTTAGAGTTGGCTGCAAGAATGAGAATTGTCCCTGGATTGCTCATCTATCATACAATAAACAGCTGCAGTGTTTCCAAGTGAAAACCTATAGGAGTGAACATACATGCGCAAGAGATCTGGGAAGCAATGCGGCTGACCAACACTGGATCAGCAAAAAAGTGGAGAAAAGGATGACCACCCATCCCTATATGAACACACATGAGGCcattgattttttaaaagaagagtttgatctAGTACTACACCCTAAAATGGTTTACAGAGCTGTGAGGGAAGCCAAAGACAGGATCATGGGAAACGAGGTAGAAGAGTATGGGAAGCTTAGAGACTATCTAATGGAGATACATAGAAGCAATCCAAGGTCTACTGCCTTGTTGGACGTTATTCCCCAGCCACAAGCACCCCCAACATTCGACAAAATGTATATATGTTTCGATGCCTGCAATAGGGGATTTAAGAGTGGATGCATGCCGTTGATTCACTTGGATGGAGCATTCCTCAAGACCTATCATGGGGGCCAATTGTTATCTGCTGTGGCACGGGACGCTAATAACCAGTTTTATGTCATTGCATTTGCTGTGGCAAGGTCTGAATCGAAAGAGTCATGGAAGTGGTTTCTGACCCTATTACAAGAGGACATTGGAGATGTGCAACAACATGGTTGGAATTTTATGTCTGACATGCAAAAGGTTAGTAAGTCAGTTTCTCTACTTAATTTAAGTACATATGATGCAAAATGA
- the LOC107612769 gene encoding RHOMBOID-like protein 1 isoform X1, protein MYVNDCPKHLFRGSCVASFLGRFSFQPLKENPLLGPSSYTLEKMGALVVDRVIHGEAWRLLSCMWLHGGVVHILANMLSLVFIGIRLEQEFGFVRIGFLYVISGFGGSLLSALFIQSGISVGASGALFGLLGGMLSEILMNWTIYANKVAALLTLIVITLINLAVGILPHVDNFAHIGGFLSGFFLGFVFLIRPQFKWIVQRNSPSAPSSLKNRHKPYQYILWIISFLLLTSGYIIGLIFLLRGVNLNDHCSWCRYLSCVPTSLWRCDAKQVYCETSQIGNRLNITCLSNGRSELVDMPNVGFPSPLELCSQLCR, encoded by the exons ATGTACGTTAATGATTGTCCGAAACATTTGTTTCGCGGTTCGTGTGTTGCAAGCTTTCTCGGCAGGTTCTCTTTTCAGCCCCTTAAGGAAAACCCTCTCCTTGGCCCTTCTTCATACAC ATTAGAGAAGATGGGTGCTCTAGTAGTAGATAGAGTTATTCATGGCGAGGCTTGGCGCCTATTATCTTGTATGTGGTTGCATGGTGGAGTTGTCCATATACTTGCCAACATGCTGAGTCTTGTTTTTATTGGAATTCGGCTTGAGCAAGAATTTGGATTTG TTCGAATTGGATTTCTGTATGTGATATCTGGTTTTGGAGGGAGCTTGCTGTCTGCTCTATTCATTCAATCAGGTATCTCTGTTGGTGCTTCTGGGGCGTTGTTTGGCTTATTAGGAGGCATGCTATCAGAGATCTTAATGAATTGGACCATATATGCCAATAAG GTTGCTGCATTGCTGACTCTTATAGTTATCACTCTAATCAATTTAGCTGTTGGAATCCTTCCACATGTGGACAATTTTGCTCATATTGGAGGATTTCTCTCGGGTTTCTTCCTGGGTTTCGTTTTCCTTATTCGACCCCAGTTTAAGTGGATTGTCCAAAGAAATTCTCCTTCTGCACCTTCTTCTTTGAAGAATAGGCACAAACCTTATCAATATATCCTGTGGATCATCTCTTTCCTACTACTGACTTCTGG GTACATTATAGGCTTGATTTTTCTCCTTCGAGGTGTTAACTTGAATGACCATTGCTCGTGGTGTCGTTATTTAAGTTGTGTCCCTACGTCATTGTGGAGATGCGATGCAAAACAAGTATACTGTGAG ACATCTCAAATAGGAAACAGACTCAACATAACATGCTTAAGCAATGGGAGAAGTGAGCTTGTTGATATGCCAAATGTCGGTTTTCCCAGTCCTTTAGAGTTATGTTCCCAACTTTGCCGGTGA